A single genomic interval of Ammospiza nelsoni isolate bAmmNel1 chromosome 25, bAmmNel1.pri, whole genome shotgun sequence harbors:
- the LOC132083776 gene encoding cAMP-dependent protein kinase inhibitor beta-like: MTEVEPVLDFASSGRTGRRNALPDILGSPAGVSPADLPLKLAEMSLSAGSAQDMQSPSAEAPPPQPPSPELKDTS; the protein is encoded by the exons ATGACCGAGGTGGAACCCGTGCTGGACTTCGCATCCTCGGGCAGGACGGGCCGGCGCAATGCCCTGCCCGACATCCTGGGCTCGCCCGCCGGCGTCAGCCCCGCCGACCTGCCCCTCAAACTGGCCGAGATGTCCCTGAGCGCAG gcagtgcccaggacATGCAGTCGCCCTCGGCGGAGGCGCCCCCTCCGCAGCCGCCCAGCCCCGAGCTGAAGGACACGTCCTAA